Proteins found in one uncultured Desulfuromonas sp. genomic segment:
- a CDS encoding SRPBCC family protein has translation MWTKSYSKTVKNLNTAEVWNVWTDVNQWHTWQDDIEFAKLNGEFRKGGLIHFKPKGGPKIKLELTEVKPNSVFVDLTRFPFARMFDSHEIIDHGENLEIKSTIRIDGPLSFLWRKLVAENVAKGLEEQTDRLIEKVKNG, from the coding sequence ATGTGGACAAAGAGCTACAGCAAGACAGTTAAAAACCTGAACACTGCTGAGGTTTGGAATGTTTGGACTGATGTCAATCAATGGCACACATGGCAAGATGATATCGAATTCGCAAAGCTAAATGGTGAATTCAGAAAAGGCGGCTTGATCCATTTCAAACCAAAAGGTGGTCCAAAGATCAAACTTGAACTTACTGAGGTCAAACCCAATTCCGTTTTTGTTGACCTTACAAGATTTCCTTTCGCAAGAATGTTCGATTCACACGAAATAATTGATCACGGTGAAAATTTAGAAATTAAGTCAACAATTCGAATTGATGGACCACTGTCTTTTTTGTGGAGGAAGCTCGTTGCCGAAAATGTTGCAAAAGGGCTTGAAGAACAGACAGATAGACTTATTGAAAAGGTTAAAAATGGCTGA